Proteins encoded by one window of Streptomyces sp. ALI-76-A:
- a CDS encoding 5'-3' exonuclease, with product MRGVTGRLMLLDTASLYFRAYFGVPDTVKAPDGTPVNAVRGLLEFIDRLVRDHHPDRLVACMDADWRPRWRVDLIPSYKAHRVAEARETGPDEEEVPDTLSPQVPVIEAVLDAVGIARVGVARYEADDVIGTFTARAKGPVDIVTGDRDLYQLVDDARGVRVLYPLKGVGSLQLTDEAWLREKYGVDGAGYADLALLRGDPSDGLPGVPGIGEKTAAKLLAEFGDLAGIIAAVGDPKAKLTPSQRKRLDEARPYLAVAPKVVKVADDVPLPDVDTTLPRAPRDPAAVEELAARWGLGGSLQRLLATLAV from the coding sequence ATACCGTGAAGGCCCCGGACGGAACACCGGTGAACGCCGTGCGCGGACTCCTGGAGTTCATCGACCGCCTGGTCAGGGACCATCACCCGGACCGTCTGGTGGCGTGCATGGACGCCGACTGGCGCCCCCGGTGGCGGGTCGACCTCATCCCCTCCTACAAGGCGCACCGCGTCGCCGAGGCGCGGGAGACCGGCCCGGACGAGGAGGAGGTGCCGGACACCCTCTCGCCGCAGGTGCCGGTCATCGAGGCGGTCCTGGACGCGGTCGGCATCGCCCGCGTGGGCGTCGCCCGGTACGAGGCGGACGACGTGATCGGTACGTTCACCGCGCGCGCGAAGGGCCCGGTCGACATCGTCACCGGCGACCGCGACCTGTACCAGCTGGTGGACGACGCGCGCGGGGTGCGGGTGCTGTACCCGCTCAAGGGCGTGGGCAGCCTGCAACTGACGGACGAGGCGTGGCTGCGCGAGAAGTACGGCGTGGACGGCGCGGGGTACGCGGATCTGGCGCTGCTGCGCGGCGACCCGAGCGACGGCCTGCCCGGCGTGCCCGGCATCGGCGAGAAGACGGCGGCCAAGCTGCTCGCCGAGTTCGGCGACCTGGCCGGGATCATCGCGGCGGTCGGCGACCCGAAGGCGAAGCTCACCCCGTCGCAGCGCAAGCGGCTGGACGAGGCACGGCCGTATCTGGCGGTGGCGCCGAAGGTGGTCAAGGTCGCGGACGACGTCCCGCTGCCGGACGTCGACACGACGCTGCCGCGCGCCCCGCGCGACCCCGCGGCCGTGGAGGAGCTGGCCGCCCGCTGGGGGCTGGGCGGATCGTTGCAGCGCCTGCTCGCCACCCTCGCGGTGTGA